The Cloacibacterium sp. TD35 region TTGAATTTTCCAAAAATAGCAAAAAAGTACGGGAACACTATCAATTTTTCATTAACAAAATCAATGATGACGTTTTTATTAATGAGAAATATCTGAAACATTTGATTCAAAATTCTATTTCAGTGGCTAACTTCATGTTTCCAACTTTACTCTTCGTACTTATAAAAATCTTACCTTTGTAAAAAGTAAAAAAGTAAAATGGAAAGTAAAAAAGAATTCTTCTTAGAATGTTATAAACTTGGGATTATAAAATTCGGCAGATTTACATTGAAATCCGGCATCGAAAGCCCATTCTATGTAGATTTAAGACCGCTCGCTTCTGAGCCAAAAATCTTAAAACATTTGGCCAATTATCTTTTAGAAATGCTTCCTTTAGATAATTTTGATGTGATCTGCGGTGTTCCTTACGCTGCATTACCTATGGCAACCGCTATGTCTTTAGAAAGCTATATCCCATTGATTATCAAGAGAAAAGAAGCTAAAGAATACGGAACCAAAAAACTCATTGAAGGCATTTATAAATCTGGACAAAACTGTCTACTGGTAGAAGATGTAATTACTTCTGGAAAATCTTTGGTAGAAACCATCGCCGAAGTAGAAAATGAAGGGTTAAAAGTTTCTGATATTGTAGTGGTTCTGGACCGTGAACAAGGCGGAAAGCAACTTTTGCAAGAAAAAGGTTATCATGTTCATACCCTTTTCAGCATTTCTGAAGTGGTAGAAATTTTAAAAGAAGTAGACCATCTTACGGAAGAAGAAGTTTTAAGAATTAATGAATTTATCGCAGGAAACAAAATTGAATTCAAAGAAGAAAAAAGACTTTCTTACGAACAAAAATTAGAAAATTGCGAACATTCTGTTGGCAAAAAAATCTTAGAAATTGCTATTTCTAAACAATCTAACCTTATCGCTTCTGCAGATGTTACCACTACCAAAGAGTTGCTAGAATTTGCAGAACAAGTAGGGCCACATATTGTAGCTCTAAAAACGCATATTGACATGATTTCTGATTTTGATAGTGACAAGACCATTCTTCCGCTAAAAGATTTAGCAACCAAGCATAATTTCCTTTTGATGGAAGACCGAAAATTTGGCGACATCGGAAATACTCAGGAATTACAATACAGAGGCGGAATGTATAAAATTTCGCATTGGGCAGATTTGGTTACTTCTCACGTGATTGCTGGCTATCAAAGTATTGATTGTTTCATGAATTCTGGGGTAATTGCTATTCTTTCTATGTCTTCAAAAGGTGCATTGACTGACCAAAATTATAGAACAGAAGCTTTAAAAATAGTAGAAACACATCCAAATATTATCGGTTGTGTGGCTCAAAACAAAGTTCCTGCTAATGTTTTACTTTTTACGCCAGGAGTAAATATCAGTTCCAAAGGCGATGACAAAGGTCAACAGTACAATACACCAGAACATGTTTTCAAAAATTTACATACAGATTTCGTAATTGTAGGTCGAGGAATTTATAAAGCTGAAAATGTAGAAAAATCTGCAAAACTATACAAACTAGAATCTTGGAACGCCTACCTAAAATCTCTCTAAATGGATAAAAAAACGAACATACAATTCTATTCGCCTACCGAAGAAAAATTAAACATTTGGTCTCATGCTTTCGGGATTTTTTTGAG contains the following coding sequences:
- the pyrF gene encoding orotidine-5'-phosphate decarboxylase; translation: MESKKEFFLECYKLGIIKFGRFTLKSGIESPFYVDLRPLASEPKILKHLANYLLEMLPLDNFDVICGVPYAALPMATAMSLESYIPLIIKRKEAKEYGTKKLIEGIYKSGQNCLLVEDVITSGKSLVETIAEVENEGLKVSDIVVVLDREQGGKQLLQEKGYHVHTLFSISEVVEILKEVDHLTEEEVLRINEFIAGNKIEFKEEKRLSYEQKLENCEHSVGKKILEIAISKQSNLIASADVTTTKELLEFAEQVGPHIVALKTHIDMISDFDSDKTILPLKDLATKHNFLLMEDRKFGDIGNTQELQYRGGMYKISHWADLVTSHVIAGYQSIDCFMNSGVIAILSMSSKGALTDQNYRTEALKIVETHPNIIGCVAQNKVPANVLLFTPGVNISSKGDDKGQQYNTPEHVFKNLHTDFVIVGRGIYKAENVEKSAKLYKLESWNAYLKSL